The following proteins are encoded in a genomic region of Galbibacter sp. BG1:
- a CDS encoding Na+/H+ antiporter NhaC family protein, with product MEDYGFLSILPPIIAIILALRTKQVYIALLFGICFSWMIISDWNPLDGTLAAIESLVKVFESPGNTRTIMFSALVGALLLFIQYSKGVEGFINELNKLIAYFERKQKGYSRVIVQLLAMLTGILLFVETSISSLTVGTLYRPVFDKLKIPREKLAYIADSTSAPSSILIPFNAWGAFIMGLLLTQGIENPFSLMITTIGYNFYPIIAIMIVFIVIVSKKDIGLMAKAEKRTRETGVLMNENSKPMLSDTITSFESKPGITPKAYNMIAPLATMVIMMPINLAFTGWNEVLEYTSFSNHLFQAIGKGSGSSSVLYAVTTAILVAMIMYRAQGIMKLKEMVDLVLKGISELMPLALLMMLAFAIGDACNQLGTGPYVAALSKEWLSPEFLPAIVFLISSFIAFSTGTSWGTFAIMMAIAIPMAAAHESELPLVVAATLGGGVFGDHCSPISDTSIISSMASASDHIDHVNTQLPYALIGGVLTIIIYLIMGFLFV from the coding sequence ATGGAAGATTATGGTTTTCTCTCAATTTTACCACCTATAATTGCTATAATCTTAGCTTTAAGAACCAAACAAGTCTACATCGCTCTTTTATTTGGAATTTGCTTTTCTTGGATGATTATTAGCGATTGGAATCCTTTGGACGGTACATTGGCAGCCATTGAGAGTTTGGTTAAAGTGTTTGAATCTCCCGGAAATACAAGAACTATAATGTTTAGTGCTTTGGTAGGGGCGTTATTATTATTTATTCAATATTCCAAAGGTGTAGAAGGATTTATTAATGAGCTTAATAAACTGATTGCTTATTTTGAGAGGAAGCAGAAAGGATATAGTAGGGTCATTGTTCAGTTGTTGGCCATGCTTACTGGTATTTTGTTATTTGTGGAAACGAGTATTAGCTCCCTAACTGTTGGAACCTTGTACCGCCCTGTATTCGATAAACTTAAAATTCCGAGGGAAAAATTGGCATACATTGCAGATTCCACCTCGGCGCCTTCATCTATATTAATTCCTTTTAATGCATGGGGCGCATTTATAATGGGACTACTTTTAACCCAAGGGATCGAAAATCCGTTTTCCTTGATGATCACTACCATCGGTTACAATTTCTATCCCATTATAGCCATAATGATCGTTTTCATCGTAATTGTTTCTAAAAAAGACATCGGTTTAATGGCCAAGGCTGAAAAGAGAACACGGGAAACAGGGGTATTGATGAATGAAAATTCCAAACCAATGCTTTCTGACACCATTACTTCTTTCGAATCCAAACCAGGAATCACTCCCAAAGCATATAACATGATTGCTCCTTTGGCCACTATGGTGATAATGATGCCCATAAATTTAGCTTTTACCGGTTGGAACGAAGTCTTGGAGTATACTTCCTTTTCCAATCATTTATTTCAAGCTATAGGAAAAGGCTCTGGTTCTTCATCCGTGTTATATGCCGTAACCACGGCTATATTGGTAGCCATGATTATGTATAGGGCTCAAGGGATTATGAAACTAAAAGAAATGGTAGATTTGGTTTTAAAGGGTATTAGCGAATTAATGCCTTTAGCGTTATTAATGATGTTAGCCTTTGCCATAGGGGATGCCTGTAATCAACTAGGTACAGGGCCTTATGTAGCTGCTTTGTCCAAAGAGTGGTTGTCTCCTGAATTTTTACCGGCCATTGTATTCTTAATAAGTTCTTTTATTGCCTTTTCCACAGGAACGTCTTGGGGAACTTTTGCCATAATGATGGCCATTGCCATACCAATGGCAGCTGCACACGAATCGGAATTACCGCTTGTTGTGGCGGCAACGCTGGGTGGAGGGGTTTTCGGTGACCATTGTTCACCTATATCAGATACTTCCATTATTTCGTCCATGGCTTCCGCGAGCGACCATATCGACCATGTAAATACCCAGCTTCCCTATGCGTTAATTGGAGGGGTTTTAACAATTATTATTTATCTTATTATGGGTTTCCTTTTTGTTTAA
- the der gene encoding ribosome biogenesis GTPase Der: MSAIVAIVGRPNVGKSTLFNRMIKRREAIVDEISGVTRDRHYGKSDWNGREFSLIDTGGYVVGSDDIFEKEIDKQVELAIDEADVIIFVVDVSTGVTGMDEEVAQLLRQVNKPVVMAVNKVDSALRQADAVEFYSLGLGDYHTISSINGSGTGELLDAVVELLPEDTGVEEEELPRFAVVGRPNAGKSSFINALLGEERYIVTDIAGTTRDSMDTKYNRYGFEFNLVDTAGIRRKAKVKEDLEFYTVMRSVRAIEHSDVILLVLDATRGFEGQDLNIFWLAERNRKGIVILVNKWDLVEKDTNTVKQFEAYIKKQIEPFTDVPIIFISVLNKQRIFKAIEKAVEVYENKTKRISTSKLNDTMLPIIEHTPPPSHKGKYVKVKFCTQLPTPTPQFAFFANLPQYVKEPYRRFIENKLRENFDFHGVPVQVYFRKK; encoded by the coding sequence ATGAGTGCTATTGTAGCCATAGTAGGAAGGCCAAATGTTGGAAAATCGACACTTTTTAACCGAATGATTAAAAGGAGGGAAGCCATTGTTGATGAAATCAGTGGGGTGACCCGCGATCGTCACTATGGAAAGTCAGATTGGAACGGTCGTGAATTTTCGCTGATCGATACAGGAGGATATGTTGTTGGAAGTGATGATATTTTTGAAAAAGAGATTGATAAACAAGTAGAATTGGCTATCGATGAAGCAGATGTCATCATTTTTGTAGTGGATGTTTCTACAGGGGTCACTGGAATGGACGAAGAAGTTGCACAATTGCTTCGCCAAGTAAATAAACCTGTGGTTATGGCTGTTAATAAGGTAGATAGCGCATTAAGACAAGCCGATGCAGTAGAGTTTTACTCTTTAGGATTGGGCGATTACCACACAATTTCCAGTATTAATGGGAGTGGGACTGGAGAATTGTTGGATGCCGTTGTTGAATTACTTCCGGAAGATACTGGAGTGGAAGAAGAGGAATTGCCGAGGTTTGCCGTAGTGGGGAGACCAAATGCTGGAAAGTCTTCTTTTATAAATGCATTGTTGGGAGAAGAGCGTTACATTGTTACAGATATAGCTGGAACTACTCGTGACAGTATGGATACCAAATACAATAGGTACGGATTTGAATTTAATTTGGTAGATACGGCCGGTATTCGCAGAAAAGCCAAGGTAAAAGAAGATCTGGAATTTTATACGGTAATGCGTTCGGTTAGGGCCATAGAGCATAGTGATGTTATTTTATTGGTGCTAGATGCCACAAGGGGTTTTGAAGGACAGGATTTAAATATTTTTTGGTTGGCAGAAAGAAACCGCAAAGGGATTGTTATTTTGGTGAATAAGTGGGATTTGGTAGAAAAAGATACCAATACCGTAAAGCAATTTGAAGCTTACATCAAAAAGCAAATAGAGCCTTTTACCGATGTGCCAATTATTTTTATTTCTGTATTGAACAAACAACGTATTTTTAAAGCTATTGAAAAGGCGGTTGAGGTGTATGAGAATAAAACCAAGCGTATAAGTACATCCAAGCTTAACGATACCATGTTGCCTATTATAGAGCATACGCCACCACCATCCCATAAGGGTAAATACGTAAAAGTAAAGTTTTGTACGCAACTGCCTACGCCTACACCGCAGTTTGCATTTTTTGCCAATTTACCGCAGTATGTAAAAGAGCCTTACCGTAGGTTTATTGAAAATAAATTACGTGAAAATTTTGATTTTCATGGGGTTCCCGTTCAGGTATATTTCCGAAAGAAATAA
- the era gene encoding GTPase Era — protein sequence MEKHKAGFVNIIGNPNVGKSTLMNAFVGEKLSIITSKAQTTRHRIFGIVNGEDFQVVLSDTPGIIKPAYELQQSMMDFVKSAFEDADVLLYMVEIGERELKDEAFFQKITSSKLPVLLLLNKIDISSQDVLEEQVQWWSEKVPNAEIYPISALQNFNISNVFNRILELLPESPPFYPKDQITDKPERFFVNETVREKILINYKKEIPYAVEVETEEFLEDEDIIRIRSVIMVERDTQKGIIIGHKGSALKRVGVQARKDLEKFFGKQVHIEIYVKVNKNWRSNQKQLKRFGYNQK from the coding sequence ATGGAGAAGCATAAAGCAGGTTTTGTAAATATTATTGGAAATCCCAATGTGGGGAAGTCTACGTTGATGAATGCTTTTGTTGGCGAGAAGCTTTCAATAATTACATCCAAGGCGCAAACAACAAGACACCGTATTTTCGGAATTGTAAATGGAGAGGATTTTCAAGTAGTACTTTCTGATACTCCTGGAATTATAAAACCAGCTTATGAATTACAGCAATCCATGATGGATTTTGTAAAATCGGCTTTTGAAGACGCCGATGTACTCCTTTATATGGTAGAGATTGGAGAGAGGGAATTAAAAGATGAGGCTTTTTTCCAAAAAATTACTTCTTCTAAATTACCTGTTCTTTTATTGCTGAACAAAATAGATATTTCTTCCCAGGATGTACTGGAAGAGCAAGTGCAATGGTGGAGCGAAAAAGTGCCCAATGCAGAGATTTATCCTATTTCCGCGCTTCAAAATTTCAACATCAGTAATGTTTTTAATCGCATTCTGGAGTTGTTGCCAGAGTCACCACCTTTTTATCCGAAAGATCAAATTACCGATAAACCAGAACGATTTTTTGTAAACGAAACCGTTCGGGAAAAAATCCTTATCAATTATAAAAAGGAAATTCCTTATGCTGTAGAGGTAGAAACTGAAGAGTTTTTGGAGGATGAGGATATTATAAGAATTCGTTCTGTAATTATGGTAGAACGCGATACGCAAAAAGGCATCATTATCGGTCATAAAGGCTCTGCTTTGAAAAGAGTAGGGGTACAGGCGCGAAAAGACCTGGAGAAATTCTTTGGAAAGCAGGTACACATAGAAATCTACGTAAAAGTGAATAAAAACTGGCGTTCCAACCAGAAACAGCTGAAAAGGTTTGGGTACAACCAGAAGTAA